In the Sarcophilus harrisii chromosome 3, mSarHar1.11, whole genome shotgun sequence genome, one interval contains:
- the LOC116422672 gene encoding sialic acid-binding Ig-like lectin 12, whose product MLLLLFLPSIEALTSEENFSCSCFIYCCLNLSLPTGLQKSPPDYYVQMPAAVTVQEGLCITILCTFHHPPTSSSAAHGYWFKERSNTNVSQPVATNDPTRKVQEAFRGRFHLVGDPQYPHTAHHRRLKEDNLTEKPVIYSPEPLEEGQLATLVCLAPWICPEGTPPTFFWTGAAVPSLQPSSPLPAYLGRSSRTMAATSPVG is encoded by the exons ATGTTGCTGCTTCTGTTTCTCCCGTCCATAGAGG CTCTGACCTCTGAGGAGAACTTTTCCTGCTCTTGTTTTATTTACTGTTGCCTGAATCTCTCTCTGCCTACAGGGCTCCAGAAATCGCCTCCAGATTATTACGTGCAAATGCCAGCGGCAGTGACAGTGCAGGAGGGCTTGTGCATCACCATTCTCTGTACTTTCCATCACCCTCCAACCTCCTCTTCTGCAGCTCATGGATATTGGTTTAAGGAGAGGTCCAATACCAATGTATCCCAACCTGTGGCTACAAATGATCCAACGCGAAAGGTGCAGGAGGCATTTAGGGGACGATTCCACCTGGTCGGGGACCCTCAATACCCGCACACTGCGCATCATAGACGTTTGAAAGAAGACA ACCTGACAGAGAAGCCAGTCATCTACAGTCCAGAGCCCCTGGAGGAGGGCCAGCTGGCGACCTTGGTCTGTTTAGCCCCCTGGATATGTCCGGAGGGGACACCCCCGACCTTCTTCTGGACCGGGGCCGCCGTCCCTTCCCTGCAGCCCAGTTCACCTCTCCCAGCCTATCTGGGCCGAAGCTCCAGGACCATGGCAGCAACCTCACCTGTGGGATGA